AAGTGGCTGGACGGCTTTCAGTTTGTCAATAACAAAAGCAATCTGAAAATCTACATTCCTGAAGATTTCAATAAGTCCATGTCCATTGACATCGGTTCCGGCCGTTTGAATTTCGCCGGTGAATCTGAGAGCAAGCCTTTTGAGCTTGAGAGCCTGGATGTTAATATGAGCTCTGGAAAAGTCAGCCTGGCCAACATAAAGACAGATGAATTTGAGCATGAAGGCTCCTCAGGAATGATGGATGCAGATCACTTATTTGCCCGATCAGGCGAAATAGATATGAGTTCAGGCAAAGTGAAGATTCGCAACTACCAGGGCAAGCTTGACGCCGGGGTCTCATCTGGACAGCTCGATATAATGGTCGGCAAACTGATTGACTCTATTAAAGTGGAAGCCAGTTCAGGCTTTGTCCGTCTTGACTTGCCTGATGATGCAGACTTCACCTTAAAAGGCAAAGCAAGCAGCGGCCATATCAGCAGCGATTTTGAATTGGATGAAGAGGAGCGCGATAAAAATGATATTTCCGGCAAACATGGATCAGGAGAACATGACATCCGCATCTCTGTATCCAGCGGGAAAGCCGAAATTAATTAACTGCTGTATTAAAGTCCGGGAAACCGGGCTTTTTTTGATGATGAATGAGGATTAAGGCTGAGCGCTGTGGGGAACTAGTCTTATACGCAATATTTTGACAAGCGAAATTTGCACAAAGGAGTGTGAGTCTTGAAGAGAGCTATTTTACTGGTATCCATCCTGCTGTCAGGCTGCTCATCACCATCCTGGATGACCGGCCAGGAAAGTGAAACCGAATCCGCAGAACAGGAAGACGGCAAAGTGTTAATTGATGCCCCTCATTATTCACAAAAGCCTGAACTTGAAAGAGGATGTGAAGTAACCAGTCTTGCCATGCTCCTGAATCATGCTGGAGAAGAGACCGATAAAATGGAATTAGCCGAAAAAATAAACCGTGTTCCTTTCGAAAAGGATGGCTATCGCGGAAATATTCACAAAGGCTTTGTTGGCAATATGCAGACATTGAACGAACCCGGGCTCGGCGCCTACCATGAACCCGTTGCAGAACTGGCTGAAAGCTATTTGCCCGGGAAAATTGAAGACCTGACAGGCAGCGGATTCGACAAAGTGATCGAGCAGCTTGATGACGGCAGACCAGTCTGGGTGATCATCACCAGCACTTACGACGTATTGCCTGATTCAGAATGGGAAACCTGGGAAACAAAAGATGGTCATGTCAAAATAACATACCGAATGCATGCTGTATTAGTCACAGGCTATGATGAAGATCATATCTATGCAAATGATCCGCTTAAGGAGAAAAATACACAATACCAAAAAGACAAGTTTATTGCCGGATGGGAACAGATAGGAAGACAGGCAATCACTTATGTGGATAAATAAAAGAGGATGTTGTTTGGGGATAACTTTTATCTCAATCATAATCATCTATGTGGATAACTCTATTATCCCCTTAGTTTATCCACTTAGTGTGGATGAATCGAACAAAAAA
This DNA window, taken from Cytobacillus sp. FSL H8-0458, encodes the following:
- the liaG gene encoding LiaG family protein; translation: MKRIFTIFIILVCSYLLFTGVNSWLSFGGNSNEVSLSKRTDHISIDVSSSDTVIIPEKRNDVRAELDGKGEVTVNKSGNEVSVEYKRKWLDGFQFVNNKSNLKIYIPEDFNKSMSIDIGSGRLNFAGESESKPFELESLDVNMSSGKVSLANIKTDEFEHEGSSGMMDADHLFARSGEIDMSSGKVKIRNYQGKLDAGVSSGQLDIMVGKLIDSIKVEASSGFVRLDLPDDADFTLKGKASSGHISSDFELDEEERDKNDISGKHGSGEHDIRISVSSGKAEIN
- a CDS encoding C39 family peptidase; the protein is MKRAILLVSILLSGCSSPSWMTGQESETESAEQEDGKVLIDAPHYSQKPELERGCEVTSLAMLLNHAGEETDKMELAEKINRVPFEKDGYRGNIHKGFVGNMQTLNEPGLGAYHEPVAELAESYLPGKIEDLTGSGFDKVIEQLDDGRPVWVIITSTYDVLPDSEWETWETKDGHVKITYRMHAVLVTGYDEDHIYANDPLKEKNTQYQKDKFIAGWEQIGRQAITYVDK